Proteins encoded in a region of the Cytobacillus pseudoceanisediminis genome:
- a CDS encoding GNAT family N-acetyltransferase: MKIIAVHEHPHLVEGAVQFFWEQWGNEQNFRFYEDCMIHSGKSGDGIPRFYVGIENEEIIGTYALIRNDLNSRQDLHPWLACLYVDPSSRGKKLGARLLDHAIEEAAKLGFKKLHLQTDLQGYYEKYGWTHSGEVYGASGDSIKLYEKDTGASSSRNDKN; encoded by the coding sequence ATGAAAATTATCGCAGTTCACGAACATCCGCATTTAGTTGAGGGCGCAGTCCAATTTTTCTGGGAACAGTGGGGGAATGAGCAAAACTTCCGCTTTTATGAGGATTGCATGATCCATTCAGGGAAATCGGGGGACGGCATCCCGAGGTTTTATGTTGGGATCGAGAATGAAGAAATCATAGGCACGTATGCGTTAATCCGCAATGACCTCAATAGCCGGCAGGATTTGCATCCGTGGCTGGCATGTCTGTACGTTGATCCCAGCAGCAGGGGAAAGAAGCTTGGCGCCCGGCTGCTTGATCATGCTATTGAAGAAGCGGCGAAGCTTGGATTTAAGAAGCTCCATCTCCAGACGGATTTGCAAGGGTATTATGAAAAATACGGCTGGACACATAGCGGAGAGGTGTACGGGGCGAGCGGGGATTCCATTAAGTTATATGAAAAGGATACTGGCGCATCTTCGAGCAGGAACGACAAAAACTAA